The Citrifermentans bemidjiense Bem genome window below encodes:
- a CDS encoding ABC transporter ATP-binding protein produces the protein MTQQQIVLEQKDLRVDRGGVQILDIPSFCLYENEFVSLIGPNGAGKSTLLLSLMGLMQRRSGTLRYKGEEIRTEADFLQLRRKMAMVLQEPLLFDSTIYDNVASGLKFRGMGRDEIRSRVMTYLERFNLADMAQRSARKLSGGEARRVSLARAFAVEPELIFFDEPFANLDPPTRQALTEDMDRIIREKGISAVLVTHDQSEALRMSDRIVVMNSGRLVQEGTPAAVMNHPVNEFVANFVGMETILEGEVISNHEQQVAVAVCGQEVDTVGDAEPGDHVYCCIRPENVSVSTSFPKEKTSVRNLFPGTITEISSMGPFLKLRLDCDFQLTSYVTRESFTELALYEGRPVFASFKATSVHIIRRRAG, from the coding sequence ATGACACAGCAGCAAATAGTGCTTGAACAAAAAGATTTGAGGGTAGATCGAGGTGGTGTCCAGATACTCGACATACCCTCTTTTTGTTTGTACGAAAACGAGTTCGTCTCTCTCATCGGACCAAACGGCGCGGGTAAATCGACCCTGCTTCTTTCCCTGATGGGGCTGATGCAGCGCCGAAGCGGAACCCTCAGATATAAAGGCGAGGAGATCCGCACCGAGGCCGACTTTCTCCAATTGCGCCGCAAGATGGCGATGGTGCTCCAGGAACCGCTTCTGTTCGACAGCACCATCTACGACAACGTGGCGAGCGGTCTGAAGTTCAGGGGGATGGGGCGGGACGAGATCCGCAGCCGGGTGATGACCTACCTGGAGCGCTTCAACCTCGCCGACATGGCCCAGCGCTCGGCCCGCAAGCTCTCCGGCGGCGAGGCCCGCCGCGTCAGCCTCGCGCGCGCCTTCGCGGTCGAGCCCGAGCTGATCTTCTTCGACGAGCCGTTCGCTAACCTCGATCCCCCCACTCGACAGGCGCTCACCGAGGACATGGACCGGATCATCCGGGAGAAAGGGATCTCGGCGGTGCTGGTCACCCACGACCAGTCCGAGGCGCTCAGGATGTCCGATCGGATCGTGGTCATGAACAGCGGAAGGCTGGTGCAGGAAGGGACGCCGGCCGCGGTGATGAACCACCCGGTCAACGAGTTCGTCGCCAACTTCGTCGGCATGGAGACCATCCTGGAAGGAGAAGTCATCAGTAACCACGAGCAGCAGGTGGCGGTTGCGGTGTGCGGGCAGGAGGTCGATACGGTGGGGGATGCAGAACCGGGCGATCATGTTTATTGCTGCATCAGGCCCGAGAATGTCAGCGTCAGCACCAGTTTTCCTAAGGAAAAAACCAGCGTCAGGAACCTGTTTCCAGGGACCATCACCGAGATCTCCTCCATGGGGCCCTTCCTCAAACTCCGGCTCGACTGCGATTTCCAATTGACCTCTTACGTGACCCGTGAATCCTTCACCGAACTAGCCCTTTATGAAGGAAGACCGGTTTTCGCCTCCTTCAAAGCGACCTCCGTTCACATCATTCGCAGGCGGGCCGGCTAG
- a CDS encoding zinc ribbon domain-containing protein YjdM → MSSLPQCPSCKSEYTYEDGSLYVCPECGNEWPQAAAESEASDSVVRDAFGNVLNDGDSVTVIKDLKIKGSSSVVKVGTKVRNIRIVSGDHDIDCKIDGIGAMQLKSEFVKKA, encoded by the coding sequence ATGTCTAGCCTGCCGCAATGCCCTTCCTGCAAGTCCGAATACACCTACGAGGACGGGAGCCTGTATGTCTGTCCCGAGTGCGGCAATGAGTGGCCGCAAGCCGCCGCTGAGAGTGAAGCATCCGACAGCGTCGTGCGCGATGCCTTCGGCAATGTCCTCAACGACGGCGATTCCGTCACCGTCATCAAGGATCTTAAGATTAAAGGCTCGTCCTCGGTAGTGAAGGTCGGCACCAAGGTGAGGAACATCCGCATCGTCTCGGGGGACCACGACATCGACTGCAAGATCGACGGCATCGGCGCGATGCAGCTCAAATCTGAGTTCGTGAAGAAGGCCTGA
- a CDS encoding IS481-like element ISGebe1 family transposase produces MPWRPVDTMTLRFEFVHLALQEGSNIAFLCKRFNISRPTGYKWISRFLETGVEGLIDLSRKPLTCPHKTVTATEDAILKLREEHQAWGARKLRKRLEKLGHQGVPVPSTITAILRRNGCIDPAESDKHTAFQRFEHPYPNDLWQMDFKGSIPMKHHGRCHPLTVLDDHSRFSVVLVACANERTETVKAALIEAFRQYGLPYRMTMDNGSPWGNDQYNDLTPLTVWLIRNEIRVSHSRPYHPQTQGKDERFHRTLVAEAIAGRVFEDLADCQLRFDTFRHCYNLERPHESLGMETPMTRYKPSRRTYSEILPEIQYAPDDEIRKVQAEGKVSFKGRCVRLAKALRGQPVAFRPTIRDGEYGVYFCSQKIAEVDLKEQKV; encoded by the coding sequence ATGCCTTGGCGACCGGTGGATACTATGACCCTGAGATTCGAGTTCGTTCATTTGGCGTTGCAGGAAGGCAGCAACATAGCCTTCCTTTGCAAACGCTTTAACATCAGCCGTCCGACCGGCTACAAATGGATTAGCAGGTTCCTTGAAACCGGCGTCGAAGGCCTAATTGACTTATCTCGCAAGCCACTGACCTGTCCACATAAGACGGTCACTGCGACCGAAGATGCTATTCTCAAGCTTCGCGAAGAACATCAGGCTTGGGGAGCACGTAAGCTACGTAAGCGTCTTGAAAAACTTGGGCATCAGGGGGTGCCTGTACCTTCGACCATAACAGCAATCTTGCGCCGCAACGGCTGCATTGATCCAGCTGAGTCAGATAAACATACTGCTTTCCAACGGTTCGAGCACCCATACCCAAACGACCTATGGCAGATGGATTTCAAGGGCAGTATTCCGATGAAGCATCATGGTCGCTGTCATCCGTTGACTGTTCTGGATGACCATTCCCGGTTTAGTGTGGTGCTTGTAGCCTGTGCCAATGAGCGAACAGAAACGGTTAAAGCTGCTTTGATTGAGGCATTCAGGCAATATGGATTGCCATATCGAATGACCATGGACAATGGCAGCCCATGGGGTAACGATCAATACAACGACCTTACGCCATTAACGGTCTGGCTTATCAGAAACGAGATACGGGTCAGCCACTCTCGCCCCTATCATCCTCAAACACAGGGTAAGGACGAGCGGTTTCACAGAACTCTGGTTGCAGAAGCAATCGCTGGAAGAGTCTTCGAAGACCTAGCTGACTGCCAGCTTAGATTCGACACCTTCAGGCATTGCTACAACTTGGAGCGCCCACACGAATCACTAGGTATGGAAACTCCGATGACGCGTTATAAGCCTAGCCGGCGGACTTACTCAGAAATACTGCCCGAGATTCAGTACGCCCCAGACGACGAGATCCGAAAGGTCCAGGCCGAGGGTAAGGTGTCATTCAAAGGCCGATGTGTGCGCCTCGCGAAGGCGCTCAGGGGGCAGCCGGTGGCATTTCGGCCAACCATACGCGATGGCGAATATGGCGTTTATTTCTGCAGCCAGAAAATCGCAGAAGTCGATCTCAAAGAACAAAAAGTGTAA
- a CDS encoding B12-binding domain-containing radical SAM protein, whose protein sequence is MRVLLISANTETMNMVPLPLGLNCVAVATGNAGHEVRLLDLMGGGDNDSLIRAAIDTFRPEVIGISVRNVDNQSMADTKFLLEPVRETVALCRSLSYAPTVVGGAAFSIFPAAMLDYLGADMGICGEGELAFTELVDALQRGGELSGIAGLCLPGKPVQMGSAARGGLEGLPFPDPSLWSVPAGRADELWIPLQTRRGCPMRCSYCSTPALEGTAIRMHPVETVLEALSRHVAAGFNNFYFVDNTFNFPPDYAKRLCDAIVSAQLGIRWRCILYPGFVDEEMVSKMARAGCVEVSLGFESGSSLILKNLNKKYDLDRVRDASELLRRHGIARMGFLMFGAPGETRETVQESLDFADSLQLDMLKLSTGIRIYPDTPLAETARREGVIAGDDDLLLPRFYQAPGLDEWLGPLLADWMKTRPYCIS, encoded by the coding sequence ATGCGAGTCCTGTTGATTTCCGCGAATACTGAAACCATGAACATGGTGCCGCTCCCGTTGGGGCTCAACTGCGTGGCCGTCGCCACCGGTAACGCGGGTCACGAGGTGCGACTGCTCGACCTGATGGGGGGAGGCGACAACGACTCGCTCATCCGGGCCGCCATCGATACTTTCCGTCCGGAGGTGATCGGCATCTCGGTCCGTAATGTGGACAACCAGAGCATGGCGGACACCAAGTTCCTCCTGGAGCCGGTAAGGGAAACGGTCGCCCTTTGCAGGAGCTTGTCCTATGCGCCGACGGTCGTGGGCGGCGCCGCTTTCAGCATCTTCCCCGCGGCGATGCTGGATTACCTCGGCGCCGACATGGGTATCTGCGGCGAAGGGGAGCTGGCCTTCACGGAGCTTGTCGACGCCCTGCAGCGGGGAGGGGAACTTTCCGGCATTGCCGGCCTTTGCCTCCCGGGAAAGCCGGTGCAGATGGGCTCGGCCGCGAGGGGGGGCTTGGAAGGGCTTCCTTTTCCGGACCCTTCCCTTTGGTCGGTTCCGGCGGGGCGGGCGGACGAGCTCTGGATCCCGCTGCAGACCAGGCGCGGCTGCCCGATGCGTTGCAGCTACTGCTCCACCCCCGCCCTGGAGGGGACGGCGATCAGGATGCATCCGGTCGAGACCGTCTTGGAAGCGCTCTCCCGCCATGTCGCCGCCGGGTTCAATAACTTCTACTTTGTCGACAACACCTTCAACTTTCCCCCCGACTACGCGAAGCGCCTGTGCGACGCCATCGTCTCTGCCCAACTCGGCATCCGCTGGCGCTGCATCCTCTATCCCGGATTCGTGGACGAGGAGATGGTCTCCAAGATGGCCCGCGCCGGCTGCGTCGAGGTGAGCCTCGGGTTCGAGAGCGGGTCGTCCCTCATCCTGAAAAACCTCAACAAGAAGTACGACCTTGACCGGGTCCGCGATGCTTCCGAACTCCTCCGGCGCCACGGCATCGCCAGGATGGGGTTCCTCATGTTCGGCGCGCCCGGTGAAACCAGGGAGACGGTGCAGGAAAGCCTCGACTTCGCCGATTCCCTGCAGCTAGACATGCTGAAGCTCTCCACCGGGATCCGCATCTACCCCGACACGCCTCTAGCCGAGACGGCCAGAAGGGAAGGGGTGATCGCCGGGGATGACGACCTGCTCCTTCCCCGCTTCTATCAGGCTCCGGGCCTGGATGAGTGGCTTGGGCCGCTGCTGGCTGACTGGATGAAGACCCGCCCCTACTGTATCAGCTAG
- a CDS encoding putative zinc-binding protein encodes MDRKKCCDKMMGGGATDGYEVARIAKAPGGCSLCEDFAKKNEAKPVAVMCCEGACLRGEVARRAANIICHELAKDKTVRICLGGAFTKDTGQRGLVRNSGRLIALEGCGVNCSSRMMQGVIEGLTPELIIADRLYEFDRQLFGVDEATSEEIGAWARTVAVKIAATL; translated from the coding sequence ATGGACAGGAAAAAGTGTTGCGACAAGATGATGGGCGGCGGGGCTACCGACGGTTACGAGGTGGCGCGAATAGCCAAGGCACCGGGAGGTTGCAGCTTGTGCGAGGACTTCGCCAAGAAAAATGAGGCGAAACCGGTGGCGGTAATGTGCTGCGAAGGGGCCTGCCTGAGAGGGGAGGTGGCGCGTCGGGCCGCGAACATCATCTGCCACGAGTTGGCGAAGGACAAGACAGTCAGGATCTGCCTGGGCGGAGCCTTCACGAAAGACACCGGCCAGCGCGGCCTGGTGCGTAACTCCGGCCGCCTGATAGCGCTTGAAGGGTGCGGCGTCAACTGCTCCTCCCGCATGATGCAAGGGGTGATCGAAGGGCTGACTCCCGAGCTGATCATTGCGGACCGCCTGTACGAGTTCGACCGGCAGCTGTTCGGAGTGGACGAGGCGACGTCGGAGGAGATAGGCGCCTGGGCCCGCACCGTCGCTGTCAAAATCGCCGCTACATTGTAG
- a CDS encoding GlxA family transcriptional regulator: MDDRQNGRICWSIVLEPQPTLCNYPPMKKTTTISNIESTGRRRIAVAAYHGAELLDVTGPIEVFNMLNRCLGDEEALKCGYEVLLMAERPGPFASSPGIRLVADLAWQELSGDTDTIFVPGSPDDALAEALKNEHLVQWLRSTPALARRVVSVCTGAFLLAEAGLLDGRRATTHWMDLERLAREYPQVIVEQDAIYTRDGEIATSAGVTAGMDLALALVEEDFGRKMALTVARRLVMFLKRPGGQTQFSTQLRAQMVEGGQLAALLAWLKDNHCRKVTVEELAGRAAMSPRNFARVFLRETGKTPARYLDQLRLERSINLMEDDALSLDRVAAESGFTCAEQMRRVFIREMGVTPLAYRTRF, translated from the coding sequence ATGGATGACCGTCAAAATGGCAGGATCTGCTGGTCCATTGTCCTTGAACCTCAGCCGACCTTGTGCAATTATCCCCCCATGAAAAAAACCACTACCATATCGAACATAGAGAGCACCGGGCGGCGCAGGATAGCGGTAGCGGCATACCATGGTGCCGAACTGCTCGACGTCACCGGCCCCATAGAAGTCTTCAACATGCTGAACCGCTGCCTTGGGGACGAAGAGGCGCTGAAGTGCGGCTACGAGGTGCTGCTGATGGCAGAGCGACCGGGCCCCTTCGCTTCCTCGCCGGGCATAAGGCTGGTGGCGGACCTCGCCTGGCAGGAGCTATCCGGTGACACGGACACCATCTTCGTACCGGGGAGCCCGGACGACGCCCTGGCGGAGGCCCTGAAAAACGAGCATCTGGTGCAGTGGCTGCGCTCGACGCCAGCACTGGCCAGGCGCGTGGTATCGGTCTGTACCGGCGCCTTTCTCCTCGCCGAGGCTGGGCTCCTCGACGGGCGGCGCGCCACCACCCACTGGATGGACTTGGAGCGGCTGGCCAGGGAATACCCGCAGGTCATAGTGGAGCAGGACGCCATCTACACGCGTGACGGGGAGATCGCCACTTCGGCCGGGGTCACCGCGGGGATGGACCTGGCGCTCGCGCTGGTCGAGGAGGATTTCGGCAGGAAGATGGCGCTTACAGTGGCCCGGCGCCTGGTCATGTTCCTGAAGAGGCCGGGGGGGCAGACACAGTTCAGCACACAGCTGCGCGCCCAGATGGTGGAGGGGGGACAGCTTGCCGCCCTGCTTGCCTGGCTCAAGGATAATCACTGCCGCAAAGTTACAGTGGAAGAACTGGCCGGGCGGGCGGCGATGAGCCCGCGCAATTTCGCCAGGGTTTTCCTGCGGGAGACGGGGAAGACACCGGCCAGGTATCTCGACCAACTGCGCCTGGAGCGCTCGATAAACCTGATGGAGGATGACGCGCTCTCCCTGGACAGGGTCGCCGCCGAGAGCGGTTTCACCTGCGCCGAACAGATGAGGCGCGTCTTTATCCGGGAGATGGGGGTCACCCCGCTTGCCTACCGGACGAGGTTTTGA
- a CDS encoding ferritin-like domain-containing protein produces MGSKGREIVGMDVEELLGLLQRAYSDEWFAYYQYWLGAKVVKGPMKDAVGAELLIHATEELAHADLVAMRIIQLGGTPVTRPEDWYKFSNCGYDAPDDPFVKTLLEQNIKGEQCAIGVYKRLLDITREKDPVTYNMVLTILQQEVEHEEDLQALLEDYELLVNALKG; encoded by the coding sequence ATGGGATCAAAGGGGCGCGAAATTGTCGGAATGGATGTGGAGGAACTGCTGGGCCTTTTGCAGCGCGCTTACAGCGACGAATGGTTCGCCTACTACCAGTACTGGCTCGGGGCCAAGGTGGTGAAGGGCCCGATGAAGGACGCGGTGGGCGCGGAACTACTGATCCATGCCACCGAAGAACTGGCGCACGCGGACCTCGTGGCGATGCGCATCATCCAGCTGGGAGGAACGCCGGTGACCCGCCCGGAAGACTGGTACAAGTTCAGCAACTGCGGCTACGACGCCCCGGACGACCCGTTCGTGAAGACCCTGCTGGAGCAGAACATAAAGGGAGAGCAGTGCGCGATAGGGGTGTACAAGCGGCTCTTGGACATCACCCGGGAGAAGGATCCGGTGACCTACAACATGGTGCTCACCATTCTGCAGCAGGAAGTCGAGCATGAAGAGGACCTGCAGGCGCTGCTGGAGGATTACGAACTACTGGTGAACGCGCTGAAGGGGTAA
- a CDS encoding DUF2917 domain-containing protein, translated as MKYLLCKGELLAFKAGAAIEAVTVNSGEAWVTNSEDTRDYCLQQGDRLTVRKGQRVVVEALQQTELTVILRKSRGDIRITLACPGQASA; from the coding sequence ATGAAATATCTGCTCTGTAAGGGAGAGTTGCTGGCGTTCAAAGCAGGCGCCGCCATCGAGGCGGTAACGGTCAACTCGGGAGAGGCATGGGTGACCAATTCGGAGGATACGCGCGATTATTGCCTGCAGCAGGGAGACAGGCTCACGGTGCGCAAGGGGCAGAGGGTCGTGGTTGAAGCCCTGCAGCAGACGGAACTGACCGTCATCCTGAGGAAATCCCGCGGCGACATCCGTATCACCCTCGCCTGCCCGGGTCAGGCATCGGCTTAA
- a CDS encoding manganese efflux pump MntP yields the protein MDWLTILGISVALAMDAFAVALAAGAVISPITGRHLFRLGFHFGLFQALMPIGGWLLGMTVQKWISAYDHWIAFGLLAYVGGRMVHEAFEEDDEEKTPSDPTKGMTMVMLSVATSIDAFAVGLSIAMLGVSVWLPATVIGLVAGVLTVAGMLLGRRLGEKWGKRVEICGGLVLCLIGLKILLEHTLLK from the coding sequence ATGGATTGGTTGACCATTTTGGGTATCTCCGTGGCCTTGGCCATGGATGCTTTCGCCGTAGCCTTGGCCGCAGGTGCCGTCATCAGCCCGATCACCGGGCGCCACCTGTTCCGCCTGGGCTTTCATTTCGGCCTGTTCCAGGCGCTGATGCCCATCGGAGGCTGGCTCCTCGGCATGACCGTGCAGAAATGGATCTCCGCCTATGACCACTGGATCGCTTTCGGCCTTCTGGCCTATGTCGGCGGCAGGATGGTGCACGAAGCGTTCGAAGAGGACGACGAAGAAAAAACCCCCTCCGATCCGACGAAGGGGATGACCATGGTGATGCTGTCGGTGGCGACCAGCATCGACGCCTTTGCGGTCGGCTTGAGTATCGCCATGCTGGGGGTCAGCGTCTGGCTCCCCGCAACGGTAATCGGCCTGGTTGCCGGTGTTCTCACCGTGGCGGGGATGCTGCTGGGGCGGCGCCTGGGGGAAAAATGGGGCAAGCGCGTGGAGATCTGCGGAGGTCTCGTACTGTGTCTCATAGGTCTTAAGATCCTGTTGGAACACACACTCCTCAAATAA
- a CDS encoding DMT family transporter — MWNYVSQALTALVCFAFMVLFMTAAVKRGVSVQFSMFVLSLVLTFSFGIWSYGDWGMWPQWKAAVPLLVGAGLCSVVGNWAMFLATSSSANAGYALAIIGCQSALVLLLAYWFLGGDMHWLRLLGIAVCILGVVIISWPLQGSSPGDPDMASKGGGVTSGR, encoded by the coding sequence ATGTGGAATTACGTGTCCCAGGCCCTGACGGCGCTGGTCTGTTTCGCCTTCATGGTGCTGTTCATGACGGCCGCGGTGAAACGCGGCGTTTCCGTCCAGTTTTCCATGTTCGTGCTTTCGCTGGTGCTCACTTTCAGCTTCGGGATCTGGTCTTACGGGGATTGGGGGATGTGGCCGCAGTGGAAAGCGGCGGTCCCCTTGCTGGTTGGGGCGGGGCTTTGCAGCGTGGTCGGCAACTGGGCCATGTTTCTCGCCACCTCCTCCAGCGCCAATGCCGGCTACGCCTTGGCGATCATCGGGTGCCAGTCCGCCCTGGTGCTGCTCCTGGCCTACTGGTTTCTGGGGGGGGATATGCACTGGCTGCGGCTTTTGGGGATAGCGGTCTGCATCCTGGGGGTGGTCATCATCAGCTGGCCGCTTCAGGGAAGCTCTCCCGGCGATCCGGATATGGCCTCGAAAGGAGGGGGTGTTACTTCGGGCCGGTGA
- a CDS encoding RNA polymerase sigma factor translates to MTFEEIYQEFQPKITRYLCSFMSEEEALEVSQAVFLKVSQSLESFRAESSLSTWIYRIATNAAHDHASLSMTKQRRAEQLLDEDQSLDDFVREDDPETDWEYIRSEMGCCIRGMVDGLPEKLREVLVLSEFEGLSNAEIADVLKASLDTVKIRLHRARKALREAMGAGCDFYRDERNQLMCDRKAQ, encoded by the coding sequence ATGACCTTTGAAGAGATCTATCAGGAGTTCCAGCCCAAGATAACCCGTTATCTCTGCAGTTTCATGTCCGAGGAAGAAGCGCTCGAAGTGAGCCAGGCGGTTTTCCTGAAGGTGAGCCAATCCCTCGAAAGCTTCAGGGCGGAATCCTCCCTCTCCACCTGGATCTACCGGATCGCCACCAACGCCGCGCACGACCACGCCTCTTTGTCCATGACCAAGCAAAGGCGGGCTGAGCAACTGCTCGACGAGGACCAGTCCCTGGACGATTTCGTGCGCGAGGACGACCCGGAGACCGACTGGGAGTACATCCGGAGCGAGATGGGGTGCTGTATCCGCGGGATGGTGGACGGCCTGCCGGAAAAGCTCCGCGAGGTCCTGGTCTTGAGCGAGTTCGAGGGACTTTCCAATGCCGAGATTGCAGATGTTTTGAAGGCGAGTCTCGACACCGTGAAGATCCGGCTCCACCGGGCGCGGAAGGCCTTGCGCGAGGCGATGGGAGCCGGGTGCGACTTCTACCGCGACGAGCGCAACCAACTGATGTGCGACCGAAAGGCGCAGTAA
- a CDS encoding hybrid sensor histidine kinase/response regulator, which translates to MSQNSNEGDNLYRYIVDMIPQIVWTATPDGGQDFANLRWYEFNGLTPGEPDPEPWRSIIHPDDVAMTAEKWQNSLATGEPYYCLHRNKRHDGEYRWMLSRALAQKDEHGRVVRWIGSGTDITEQKIAEAELIRYRDHLEELVRERTTELVLAKEVAEVAAKAVREANELLEKRVEERTEELRRTEKELRHAQKMEAIGTLAAGIAHDFNNILTSILGFTDMVLHKIPEEGTGRREMEQVFVAAQRAADLVRQILSFSRRSDQERKPVHLSDIVEEACKLLRSSLPATVEIGTECFASEDEDKVLADPIQLHQVLMNLCTNAAHAMQPEGGMLTITLTAVAAGSPGLRSLPLFLSRDYIRVAVRDTGRGIEPSVLERIFDPYFTTKPVGEGTGLGLAVVQGIVKNHGGAITVHSEPGKGTCFEVFLPTVIGDVLHEAQIPEQLLHGSERILFVDDEESLTVLGKGILDALGYSVVTTNSSRRALEMFRADPAIFDLVITDLTMPGLAGKALAKEIHALRPDLPIILCTGYTESFDEKDREYGIRACLMKPYTSKMLGQTIRMVLGGKTTSTC; encoded by the coding sequence ATGAGCCAGAACAGCAACGAGGGCGACAATCTGTACCGCTACATCGTCGACATGATCCCCCAGATCGTCTGGACGGCCACGCCGGACGGAGGGCAGGATTTCGCCAACCTGCGCTGGTACGAGTTCAACGGCCTAACGCCGGGGGAGCCCGATCCCGAGCCCTGGCGCAGCATCATCCATCCGGACGACGTGGCCATGACGGCCGAAAAGTGGCAGAATTCGCTGGCGACCGGGGAGCCTTACTACTGCCTGCACCGAAACAAAAGGCACGACGGCGAGTACCGCTGGATGCTGTCGCGTGCGCTGGCGCAAAAGGACGAGCATGGGCGGGTGGTCCGCTGGATCGGCAGCGGAACGGACATCACGGAGCAGAAGATAGCCGAGGCGGAGCTGATACGGTACCGCGACCACCTGGAAGAGCTGGTCCGGGAGCGGACGACGGAATTGGTCCTGGCCAAGGAGGTGGCGGAGGTTGCGGCCAAGGCGGTTCGGGAAGCGAACGAACTGCTGGAAAAACGGGTAGAGGAGCGGACCGAGGAACTGAGGAGGACCGAAAAGGAGCTGCGCCATGCGCAGAAGATGGAGGCTATCGGGACCCTCGCGGCGGGTATCGCGCACGATTTCAACAACATCCTTACCTCCATCCTCGGATTCACCGACATGGTCCTGCACAAGATCCCCGAAGAAGGGACGGGGCGGCGGGAGATGGAGCAGGTGTTCGTAGCGGCGCAGCGAGCCGCGGACCTGGTGCGCCAAATCCTCAGTTTCAGCAGGAGAAGCGATCAGGAAAGGAAGCCGGTGCACCTCTCCGATATCGTCGAAGAGGCCTGCAAGCTGCTTCGTTCCTCGCTCCCTGCCACCGTGGAGATCGGCACGGAATGTTTTGCTTCCGAGGATGAAGACAAGGTCCTGGCCGACCCGATACAACTGCACCAGGTGCTGATGAACCTTTGCACCAACGCGGCACACGCCATGCAGCCTGAAGGCGGGATGCTGACCATCACGCTGACCGCGGTTGCGGCAGGATCGCCGGGGCTGCGCTCTCTTCCTCTCTTTCTTTCGCGGGACTACATCAGGGTTGCCGTAAGGGACACTGGGCGCGGTATAGAGCCCTCGGTGCTGGAGAGGATCTTCGACCCCTATTTCACCACCAAGCCGGTGGGGGAGGGGACGGGGCTAGGCCTCGCCGTGGTGCAGGGAATCGTGAAAAACCACGGGGGCGCCATCACGGTTCATAGCGAACCGGGAAAGGGAACCTGCTTCGAGGTTTTTCTCCCTACCGTGATTGGCGACGTGCTCCATGAGGCACAGATTCCAGAGCAGCTTCTGCACGGCTCGGAGCGGATCCTGTTCGTCGACGACGAGGAATCGCTCACCGTCCTTGGCAAGGGTATCCTGGACGCGCTCGGCTACAGCGTGGTCACCACCAACAGCAGCCGCAGGGCACTGGAGATGTTCCGAGCCGACCCCGCCATTTTCGACCTGGTGATTACCGACCTGACCATGCCTGGGTTGGCCGGAAAGGCCTTAGCCAAAGAGATCCATGCCCTGAGACCGGACCTCCCCATCATCCTTTGCACCGGGTACACGGAGAGCTTCGACGAGAAGGACCGGGAATACGGCATCCGCGCCTGCCTGATGAAGCCTTACACCTCGAAGATGCTGGGGCAGACCATACGGATGGTGCTGGGAGGGAAGACGACGTCAACCTGTTGA